GTGAAAATACCATCCAGTACGATTTTTATCAGGTCATTTTTGATTTTAACAATACCCCAAGCAACAATCAAACCTACGAAAAAGGTTATGAAAATTGATAAACTTGCAGTTTTCATTGAAATTACTATAGGGGACCAGTCCATCATGTCTCTATCTCTTTAATTATTAATTATTTTGTTTTTTATTTAAACTCACTATTAAATCTATTCGTGAATAGTGAAACCGTATTCAACGAAAACATCTTTAGCTTCTTTGGTTTGTAAGAAGTTTAAGAATGCTTTGGTAGAGTTTAAGTCTGTTGAATTTTTAAGTGCAGCTACAGGGTAAATAACTGGAGTTTTTAAAGCACTGTCAGGAGCTTCACAGACAACTTTAACATCATCAGTAGATTTTGCATCAGTAGCATATACAATACCGCATTCAGCAGATCCTTGAGCTACTTGATTTAATACTGCAGTTACATCAGTACCTAATGATAATTTGGATTCTACATCGCTCCAAATACCTGTGTTGTTTAATACTTCTTTAGCATATTGACCAGCAGGTACGGATTCAGGGTCACCGATAGCGATGTTACCACTTACATTTTTCAAGTCATCGAATGAAGAAATGTTAGCAGTTGAATCAGCAGGTACAATTAAAACAACTTTGTTTTCTAAGAACTGAAGGTTGGTACTGTTGTCAACTAAACCTTCATCTGCTAAAGCGTTCATCTGTTTGTTAGCAGCGGACATAAATACATCAGCAGCTAAACCGTTTTCAATTTGGGTTTGTAAATCCCCACTTGAAGCATATGTAGGTGTAACTTTTACACCAGGGTATTTTTGTTGAAACATTGGAATTAATTTTT
The sequence above is a segment of the Methanobrevibacter sp. genome. Coding sequences within it:
- the modA gene encoding molybdate ABC transporter substrate-binding protein → MKSMKKLLLIAILAAIVIVSAGTVSAGWFDFLGGSNSTSSNFDTNLTGEEVNLAAAASLKNAFDEKLIPMFQQKYPGVKVTPTYASSGDLQTQIENGLAADVFMSAANKQMNALADEGLVDNSTNLQFLENKVVLIVPADSTANISSFDDLKNVSGNIAIGDPESVPAGQYAKEVLNNTGIWSDVESKLSLGTDVTAVLNQVAQGSAECGIVYATDAKSTDDVKVVCEAPDSALKTPVIYPVAALKNSTDLNSTKAFLNFLQTKEAKDVFVEYGFTIHE